A genomic window from Engraulis encrasicolus isolate BLACKSEA-1 chromosome 14, IST_EnEncr_1.0, whole genome shotgun sequence includes:
- the iqsec1b gene encoding IQ motif and SEC7 domain-containing protein 1 isoform X8, producing MWCLHCASDRSQSLLELELDSCVEGDAQGGDLGPSLDAGGIGYARGPVTHGALISPGGGGGGTVVGIASDRYEAPIYAHIIPGQRPRRPKLQHSQSILRKQAEEEAIKRSRSLSESYELSTDLQDKQVEMLERKYGGRFITRHAARTIQTAFRQYQMNKNFERLRSSMSENRMSRRIVLSNMRMQFSFEGPEKVHSSYFEGKQVSLTDDGSGSGQLGTLVQSSAECRDMVPVVPSSIKSPSGAAQADFNDAITELEDAFSRQVKSLAESIDDALNCRSLHGDDASPSAGDSGRGHHHHLQDLERGGHTEVVTYQSKPLTRSTSSDHKLDEMTASYSDVTLYIDEEELSPPLPLSTHSPHAVERPSSTESDLRLRSYNSSSKEYWSLVHKEDKGGGGGDTDTSCHSTPSLELPGETRLRVDHLPLLTIEPPSDSSVELSDRSDRGSLKRQNAYERERGGGGGGGGPSQQSSPKHISHGSSRGSHHRELPPRGPSSRSGVGGIGDDELIVGIAHQPPLPRHRPRQLESSHLAINGTANRQSKSESDFSDGDNDSINSTSNSNDTINCSSESSSRDSLREQTLSKTTYHKETRNSWDSPAFSNDIIRKRHYRIGLNLFNKKPEKGIQYLIERGFVPDTPVGVAHFLLQRKGLSRQMIGEFLGNRQKQFNRDVLDCVVDEMDFSAMELDEALRKFQAHIRVQGEAQKVERLIEAYSQRYCICNPGVVRQFRNPDTIFILAFAIILLNTDMYSPNVKPERKMKLEDFVKNLRGVDDGEDIPREMLIGIYERIRKRELKTNEDHVSQVQKVEKLIVGKKPIGSLHHGLGCVLSQPHRRLVCYCRLFEVPDPNKPQKLGLHQREIFLFNDLLVVTKIFQKKKNSVTYSFRQSFSLYGMQVLLFENQYYPNGIRLTSAIPGADIKVLINFNAPNPQDRKKFTDDLRESIAEVQEMEKYRIESELEKQKGVVRPSMSQTKKDTGNGNLSRASLDDSYAIGEGLKRSALSSSLRDLSDAGKRGRRSSAGSLDSNMEGSIISSPHIRRRPTSSRDCPSRSSGHTSLPNSSSLLGSLFGTKRGKSPLPAQPQAPPGHPTLISHTPHPSNLHHTARDGVVVTETQAQMHTHHAQFCHMQQQQQQQQQQQTQQNPPPYHHHHHYHPPAHLQHAPHQFHAQQPPSSSTASISSSHGGGHPPPHGPHSHAHPPHPPHGHAPHPPHASHSSQHPASHHHGPSPASAQPPAATKPKHSGISTVV from the exons TGTGGAGGGTGATGCCCAAGGAGGTGACTTGGGCCCATCACTGGACGCAGGCGGCATCGGCTACGCTCGCGGGCCCGTGACGCACGGCGCACTCATCAGccctggtggcggtggcggcggcactGTGGTCGGCATCGCGTCGGACCGCTACGAGGCGCCCATCTACGCCCACATAATACCCGGGCAGCGCCCGAGGAGGCCCAAGCTCCAGCACTCGCAGTCCATCCTGCGGAAACAGGCCGAGGAGGAGGCCATCAAACGCTCGCGCTCGCTCTCCGAGAGCTATGAGCTCTCCACCGACCTCCAAGACAAACAG GTGGAGATGCTAGAGCGGAAGTATGGTGGACGCTTCATAACCCGCCATGCAGCCCGCACCATCCAGACAGCCTTCCGCCAGTACCAGATGAACAAGAACTTTGAGCGCCTGCGCAGCTCGATGTCGGAGAACCGCATGTCCCGGCGCATCGTCCTGTCCAACATGAGGATGCAGTTCTCCTTCGAGGGGCCCGAGAAAGTGCACAGCTCCTACTTCGAGGGCAAACAGGTCTCGCTCACCGACGACGGCAGCGGGAGCGGGCAGCTGGGCACCCTGGTGCAGTCGTCGGCGGAGTGCCGCGACATGGTGCCCGTGGTGCCCAGCAGCATCAAGTCGCCCTCGGGCGCGGCCCAGGCCGATTTCAACGACGCCATCACCGAGCTGGAGGACGCCTTCTCCCGACAGGTCAAGTCCTTAGCGGAGTCCATCGACGACGCGCTGAACTGTCGCAGCCTGCACGGCGACGACGCGTCACCGTCAGCCGGCGACTCTGGTCggggtcaccaccaccacctgcaggaCTTAGAGCGCGGGGGTCACACAGAGGTGGTGACCTACCAGAGCAAGCCGCTGACGCGCAGCACCAGCTCGGACCACAAGCTGGACGAGATGACGGCGTCCTACAGCGACGTGACGCTCTACATCGACGAGGAGGAGTTGTCGCCACCGCTGCCGCTCTCCACGCACTCGCCGCACGCTGTGGAGCGGCCCTCCAGCACCGAGTCAGACCTGCGGCTGCGCTCGTACAACTCCTCGTCCAAAGAGTACTGGTCGCTGGTGCACAAAGAGGACaagggcggcggcggcggagaCACGGACACCAGCTGCCACAGCACGCCGTCCCTAGAGCTCCCCGGGGAGACTCGTCTGAGGGTGGACCACCTCCCGTTGCTCACCATCGAGCCGCCCAGCGACAGCTCGGTGGAGCTTAGCGACCGCTCGGACCGGGGCTCGCTCAAACGCCAGAACGCCTACGAGCGagaacgtggtggtggtggtggtggtggaggacccAGCCAGCAGAGCAGCCCCAAGCATATCTCCCACGGTAGCTCGCGTGGGTCCCACCACCGAGAGCTGCCCCCCAGGGGCCCGTCGTCGCGAAGTGGCGTTGGTGGCATCGGGGATGACGAGCTCATCGTGGGTATCGCCCACCAGCCTCCCTTGCCGCGCCACCGGCCCCGGCAGCTGGAGAGCAGCCACCTGGCCATCAACGGGACGGCCAACCGGCAGAGCAAGTCCGAGTCGGACTTCTCAGACGGCGACAACGACAGCATCAACAGCACGTCCAACTCCAACGACACCATCAACTGCAGCTCGGAGTCGTCGTCGCGCGACAGCCTGCGCGAGCAGACGCTCAGCAAGACCACCTACCACAAGGAGACGCGCAACAGCTGGGACTCGCCCGCCTTCAGCAACGACATCATCCGCAAGCGGCACTACCGCATCGGACTCAACCTCTTCAACAA GAAACCGGAGAAAGGTATCCAGTACCTGATCGAGAGGGGGTTTGTTCCCGACACGCCTGTGGGTGTGGCTCACTTCCTGCTGCAGAGGAAGGGGCTGAGCCGGCAGATGATTGGAGAGTTCCTTGGCAACCGGCAGAAACAGTTCAACAGAGATGTTCTAGA ctgTGTGGTAGATGAGATGGACTTCTCGGCTATGGAGCTGGATGAGGCTCTACGGAAGTTCCAGGCCCACATTAGAGTACAGGGCGAGGCACAGAAGGTGGAGAGGCTCATAGAGGCCTACAG CCAGCGCTACTGCATCTGCAACCCCGGCGTGGTGCGTCAGTTCCGCAACCCGGACACCATCTTCATCCTGGCGTTCGCCATCATCCTCCTCAACACGGACATGTACAGCCCCAACGTCAAGCCCGAGAGGAAGATGAAGCTGGAGGACTTCGTCAAGAACCTCAGAG GTGTGGACGATGGCGAGGACATTCCGCGGGAGATGCTGATTGGCATCTACGAGCGCATCAGGAAGCGTGAGCTGAAGACCAACGAGGACCACGTCTCCCAGGTCCAGAAGGTGGAGAAGCTCATTGTGGGAAAGAAGCCA ATCGGCTCACTTCATCATGGCCTTGGATGT GTGTTGTCCCAGCCTCATCGCCGGCTGGTCTGCTACTGTCGGCTGTTCGAGGTGCCGGACCCCAACAAACCACAGAAGCTGGGCCTGCACCAGAGAGAGATCTTCCTCTTCAACGATCTGCTCGTG GTCACCAAGATTTTCCAGAAGAAGAAGAACTCGGTGACGTACAGCTTCCGGCAGTCCTTCTCCCTCTACGGCATGCAGGTGTTGCTGTTTGAGAATCAGT ATTACCCCAATGGCATCCGGCTCACCTCCGCCATCCCAGGTGCCGACATCAAAGTCCTCATCAACTTCAACGCGCCCAACCCCCAGGACCGCAAGAAGTTCACGGACGACCTGAGGGAGTCCATCGCCGAGGTGCAGGAAATGGAGAAATATCGCATCGAAT CGGAGCTGGAGAAGCAGAAGGGCGTGGTGCGTCCCAGCATGTCCCAGACCAAGAAGGACACGGGCAACGGCAACCTGAGCCGCGCCAGCCTGGACGACAGCTACGCTATTGGGGAGGGGCTTAAACGGAGCGCGCTCAGTAGCTCACTGCGTGACCTGTCCGACGCAG GCAAGCGAGGCCGCAGGAGCAGTGCAGGATCGCTAGACAGCAATATGGAA GGCTCCATCATTAGCAGCCCCCACATCCGCCGGAGACCCACCTCCAGCCGCGACTGCCCGTCCCGCAGCAGCGGCCACACCTCCCTGCCCAACTCCTCCTCCCTGCTGGGCTCCCTGTTCGGCACCAAGCGGGGCAAGTCGCCCTTACCCGCGCAGCCCCAGGCCCCGCCGGGCCACCCCACCCTCATCTCCCACACGCCCCACCCCTCCAACTTGCACCACACGGCGCGGGACGGGGTGGTGGTGACCGAGACCCAGgcccagatgcacacacaccacgcccAGTTCTGccacatgcagcagcagcagcagcagcagcagcagcagcagacgcagCAGAACCCGccgccctaccaccaccaccaccactaccacccccctGCCCATCTGCAGCACGCCCCGCACCAGTTCCACGCGCAACAgccgccctcctcctccaccgcctccatctcctcctcccatgGTGGTGGCCACCCCCCTCCGCACGGTCCGCACTCCCACGCGCACCCGCCGCACCCGCCCCACGGCCACGCGCCGCACCCCCCACATGCCTCTCACTCCTCCCAGCACCCAGCGTCCCACCACCATGGGCCCTCGCCCGCCTCGGCCCAGCCACCGGCCGCCACCAAGCCCAAGCACAGCGGGATCAGCACTGTGGTGTGA
- the iqsec1b gene encoding IQ motif and SEC7 domain-containing protein 1 isoform X3, translating into MDRHQFYREMDNPTENPNKAAEYLKELNKIIETQQELLETQKIRIEELEQQVTDLCTENACLKDQHQRHLATCRLTLQQSNSHPTLGAIKENVIQEKTESESIRSVRVEGDAQGGDLGPSLDAGGIGYARGPVTHGALISPGGGGGGTVVGIASDRYEAPIYAHIIPGQRPRRPKLQHSQSILRKQAEEEAIKRSRSLSESYELSTDLQDKQVEMLERKYGGRFITRHAARTIQTAFRQYQMNKNFERLRSSMSENRMSRRIVLSNMRMQFSFEGPEKVHSSYFEGKQVSLTDDGSGSGQLGTLVQSSAECRDMVPVVPSSIKSPSGAAQADFNDAITELEDAFSRQVKSLAESIDDALNCRSLHGDDASPSAGDSGRGHHHHLQDLERGGHTEVVTYQSKPLTRSTSSDHKLDEMTASYSDVTLYIDEEELSPPLPLSTHSPHAVERPSSTESDLRLRSYNSSSKEYWSLVHKEDKGGGGGDTDTSCHSTPSLELPGETRLRVDHLPLLTIEPPSDSSVELSDRSDRGSLKRQNAYERERGGGGGGGGPSQQSSPKHISHGSSRGSHHRELPPRGPSSRSGVGGIGDDELIVGIAHQPPLPRHRPRQLESSHLAINGTANRQSKSESDFSDGDNDSINSTSNSNDTINCSSESSSRDSLREQTLSKTTYHKETRNSWDSPAFSNDIIRKRHYRIGLNLFNKKPEKGIQYLIERGFVPDTPVGVAHFLLQRKGLSRQMIGEFLGNRQKQFNRDVLDCVVDEMDFSAMELDEALRKFQAHIRVQGEAQKVERLIEAYSQRYCICNPGVVRQFRNPDTIFILAFAIILLNTDMYSPNVKPERKMKLEDFVKNLRGVDDGEDIPREMLIGIYERIRKRELKTNEDHVSQVQKVEKLIVGKKPIGSLHHGLGCVLSQPHRRLVCYCRLFEVPDPNKPQKLGLHQREIFLFNDLLVVTKIFQKKKNSVTYSFRQSFSLYGMQVLLFENQYYPNGIRLTSAIPGADIKVLINFNAPNPQDRKKFTDDLRESIAEVQEMEKYRIESELEKQKGVVRPSMSQTKKDTGNGNLSRASLDDSYAIGEGLKRSALSSSLRDLSDAGEVQIIRLGRDDLYILSGKRGRRSSAGSLDSNMEGSIISSPHIRRRPTSSRDCPSRSSGHTSLPNSSSLLGSLFGTKRGKSPLPAQPQAPPGHPTLISHTPHPSNLHHTARDGVVVTETQAQMHTHHAQFCHMQQQQQQQQQQQTQQNPPPYHHHHHYHPPAHLQHAPHQFHAQQPPSSSTASISSSHGGGHPPPHGPHSHAHPPHPPHGHAPHPPHASHSSQHPASHHHGPSPASAQPPAATKPKHSGISTVV; encoded by the exons TGTGGAGGGTGATGCCCAAGGAGGTGACTTGGGCCCATCACTGGACGCAGGCGGCATCGGCTACGCTCGCGGGCCCGTGACGCACGGCGCACTCATCAGccctggtggcggtggcggcggcactGTGGTCGGCATCGCGTCGGACCGCTACGAGGCGCCCATCTACGCCCACATAATACCCGGGCAGCGCCCGAGGAGGCCCAAGCTCCAGCACTCGCAGTCCATCCTGCGGAAACAGGCCGAGGAGGAGGCCATCAAACGCTCGCGCTCGCTCTCCGAGAGCTATGAGCTCTCCACCGACCTCCAAGACAAACAG GTGGAGATGCTAGAGCGGAAGTATGGTGGACGCTTCATAACCCGCCATGCAGCCCGCACCATCCAGACAGCCTTCCGCCAGTACCAGATGAACAAGAACTTTGAGCGCCTGCGCAGCTCGATGTCGGAGAACCGCATGTCCCGGCGCATCGTCCTGTCCAACATGAGGATGCAGTTCTCCTTCGAGGGGCCCGAGAAAGTGCACAGCTCCTACTTCGAGGGCAAACAGGTCTCGCTCACCGACGACGGCAGCGGGAGCGGGCAGCTGGGCACCCTGGTGCAGTCGTCGGCGGAGTGCCGCGACATGGTGCCCGTGGTGCCCAGCAGCATCAAGTCGCCCTCGGGCGCGGCCCAGGCCGATTTCAACGACGCCATCACCGAGCTGGAGGACGCCTTCTCCCGACAGGTCAAGTCCTTAGCGGAGTCCATCGACGACGCGCTGAACTGTCGCAGCCTGCACGGCGACGACGCGTCACCGTCAGCCGGCGACTCTGGTCggggtcaccaccaccacctgcaggaCTTAGAGCGCGGGGGTCACACAGAGGTGGTGACCTACCAGAGCAAGCCGCTGACGCGCAGCACCAGCTCGGACCACAAGCTGGACGAGATGACGGCGTCCTACAGCGACGTGACGCTCTACATCGACGAGGAGGAGTTGTCGCCACCGCTGCCGCTCTCCACGCACTCGCCGCACGCTGTGGAGCGGCCCTCCAGCACCGAGTCAGACCTGCGGCTGCGCTCGTACAACTCCTCGTCCAAAGAGTACTGGTCGCTGGTGCACAAAGAGGACaagggcggcggcggcggagaCACGGACACCAGCTGCCACAGCACGCCGTCCCTAGAGCTCCCCGGGGAGACTCGTCTGAGGGTGGACCACCTCCCGTTGCTCACCATCGAGCCGCCCAGCGACAGCTCGGTGGAGCTTAGCGACCGCTCGGACCGGGGCTCGCTCAAACGCCAGAACGCCTACGAGCGagaacgtggtggtggtggtggtggtggaggacccAGCCAGCAGAGCAGCCCCAAGCATATCTCCCACGGTAGCTCGCGTGGGTCCCACCACCGAGAGCTGCCCCCCAGGGGCCCGTCGTCGCGAAGTGGCGTTGGTGGCATCGGGGATGACGAGCTCATCGTGGGTATCGCCCACCAGCCTCCCTTGCCGCGCCACCGGCCCCGGCAGCTGGAGAGCAGCCACCTGGCCATCAACGGGACGGCCAACCGGCAGAGCAAGTCCGAGTCGGACTTCTCAGACGGCGACAACGACAGCATCAACAGCACGTCCAACTCCAACGACACCATCAACTGCAGCTCGGAGTCGTCGTCGCGCGACAGCCTGCGCGAGCAGACGCTCAGCAAGACCACCTACCACAAGGAGACGCGCAACAGCTGGGACTCGCCCGCCTTCAGCAACGACATCATCCGCAAGCGGCACTACCGCATCGGACTCAACCTCTTCAACAA GAAACCGGAGAAAGGTATCCAGTACCTGATCGAGAGGGGGTTTGTTCCCGACACGCCTGTGGGTGTGGCTCACTTCCTGCTGCAGAGGAAGGGGCTGAGCCGGCAGATGATTGGAGAGTTCCTTGGCAACCGGCAGAAACAGTTCAACAGAGATGTTCTAGA ctgTGTGGTAGATGAGATGGACTTCTCGGCTATGGAGCTGGATGAGGCTCTACGGAAGTTCCAGGCCCACATTAGAGTACAGGGCGAGGCACAGAAGGTGGAGAGGCTCATAGAGGCCTACAG CCAGCGCTACTGCATCTGCAACCCCGGCGTGGTGCGTCAGTTCCGCAACCCGGACACCATCTTCATCCTGGCGTTCGCCATCATCCTCCTCAACACGGACATGTACAGCCCCAACGTCAAGCCCGAGAGGAAGATGAAGCTGGAGGACTTCGTCAAGAACCTCAGAG GTGTGGACGATGGCGAGGACATTCCGCGGGAGATGCTGATTGGCATCTACGAGCGCATCAGGAAGCGTGAGCTGAAGACCAACGAGGACCACGTCTCCCAGGTCCAGAAGGTGGAGAAGCTCATTGTGGGAAAGAAGCCA ATCGGCTCACTTCATCATGGCCTTGGATGT GTGTTGTCCCAGCCTCATCGCCGGCTGGTCTGCTACTGTCGGCTGTTCGAGGTGCCGGACCCCAACAAACCACAGAAGCTGGGCCTGCACCAGAGAGAGATCTTCCTCTTCAACGATCTGCTCGTG GTCACCAAGATTTTCCAGAAGAAGAAGAACTCGGTGACGTACAGCTTCCGGCAGTCCTTCTCCCTCTACGGCATGCAGGTGTTGCTGTTTGAGAATCAGT ATTACCCCAATGGCATCCGGCTCACCTCCGCCATCCCAGGTGCCGACATCAAAGTCCTCATCAACTTCAACGCGCCCAACCCCCAGGACCGCAAGAAGTTCACGGACGACCTGAGGGAGTCCATCGCCGAGGTGCAGGAAATGGAGAAATATCGCATCGAAT CGGAGCTGGAGAAGCAGAAGGGCGTGGTGCGTCCCAGCATGTCCCAGACCAAGAAGGACACGGGCAACGGCAACCTGAGCCGCGCCAGCCTGGACGACAGCTACGCTATTGGGGAGGGGCTTAAACGGAGCGCGCTCAGTAGCTCACTGCGTGACCTGTCCGACGCAGGTGAGGTTCAAATCATCAGGCTCGGGAGAGACGACCTCTACATCCTGTCAG GCAAGCGAGGCCGCAGGAGCAGTGCAGGATCGCTAGACAGCAATATGGAA GGCTCCATCATTAGCAGCCCCCACATCCGCCGGAGACCCACCTCCAGCCGCGACTGCCCGTCCCGCAGCAGCGGCCACACCTCCCTGCCCAACTCCTCCTCCCTGCTGGGCTCCCTGTTCGGCACCAAGCGGGGCAAGTCGCCCTTACCCGCGCAGCCCCAGGCCCCGCCGGGCCACCCCACCCTCATCTCCCACACGCCCCACCCCTCCAACTTGCACCACACGGCGCGGGACGGGGTGGTGGTGACCGAGACCCAGgcccagatgcacacacaccacgcccAGTTCTGccacatgcagcagcagcagcagcagcagcagcagcagcagacgcagCAGAACCCGccgccctaccaccaccaccaccactaccacccccctGCCCATCTGCAGCACGCCCCGCACCAGTTCCACGCGCAACAgccgccctcctcctccaccgcctccatctcctcctcccatgGTGGTGGCCACCCCCCTCCGCACGGTCCGCACTCCCACGCGCACCCGCCGCACCCGCCCCACGGCCACGCGCCGCACCCCCCACATGCCTCTCACTCCTCCCAGCACCCAGCGTCCCACCACCATGGGCCCTCGCCCGCCTCGGCCCAGCCACCGGCCGCCACCAAGCCCAAGCACAGCGGGATCAGCACTGTGGTGTGA